The window ATTAAGGAGAAGGACAAACGACCTAAAAGGGAAATAACTGCATATGAACCAGACAATGGGAGTGTGAGACTAATGAATAATGCTATTCTGTCCTTGAAGACTCGTATGCCCTAGCAGGGTTAAATACAGAATGAAATCAAAGCCACAGTCAAGACTTTTGACTTCTGCTACACTGTAGCTTTTATGCTGAAAACAGTATTGTGATAATTATGTTATAAACCTGATAGGCGCTGCAAATTTACACTGCAGCTATTTCTGCTTATTCCTCAAAATATGTTCCTCTAAAACGTGACACGAGATCACATTTTACCATTAATTGCAGAAATGCCTGGTTTCCTGTGTATGTGAGGCATGTGACAAATTGGATGGTGTAAGGTAACTAATTAAACTTACGTGGCTCTTACTTGCTTTAATACAGGAATAGACTTCAAAATCAGGACAATAGAGCTGGATGGAAAGAGAGTCAAACTTCAGATATGGTATGTGTAATTTGACTGagctttttcccttttttatggGAAAGTCTGACTGACCTGCACTTTAACCTGCTCCCTGTATTGTTGATTTGATGTGTAATTAGGGATACTGCGGGCCAGGAGAGGTTTCGCACCATCACTACAGCATACTATAGAGGAGCAATGGTTAGCTTTTTATTTCTCACTATGTTGCTATATATCTACCTTACCCTTACACGTCGGGGTTCataaattgttattattattattttccttcCCAGGGTATTATGCTGGTCTATGACATCTGCAATGAGAAGTCCTTTGAGAACATAAAAAACTGGATTAGAAATATTGAAGAAGTGAGTTCCAAATTTAGTTATATTATtagtatttttttgtaatttaaattcTGTGATTGTTATTTATAAGTAAATTATAGTTGTTTTTAATACTCATAGTATCATACTTTAAATAACCATAAATAATGAGTCTTATTTAATTCTGCCAGCATGCCTCATCTGATGTGGAGAAGATGATCCTGGGCAACAAATGCGATATGACTGACAGGAGACAGGTGTCTAAAGACAGAGGTGAAAAAGTGAGTCTGAAGCTAGTCGTTACCAAAAAGCAAGCATCAAGCTAATTCAGTTGAAGTTATTCCAATTTTCAGCGTTTGGCATAAATATAAatctatgtttttatttcacctAGCTGGCCATTGATTATGGAGTTAAATTCTTGGAAACCAGTGCAAAGTCTGGCTTGAATGTTGAAGAGGTAAGCTGGATGTTTTACCCTTTACCATAAAGCATGACTTACACacagtatatgtatgtgtaatatttctttttgtcttttatgtcACACAAGGCTTTTTATACCATGGGAAGAGACATACTGCATAATCTGAGCTCAAAGTCGGTAAGTTGAAGAAGGTTTCATTAATTAGTTGCTATCCCCTACTTTGTGTCACAGTCCGTATTTACATTTCTTCACCGTCAACTCTTTTCTTGTAGACTGACAACAGTGCTGGAGGATCAGGCAAACCGGTCAAGATCACAGAGAAAAAGTCGAAGAGAATTAAATTCTTCAAGTGCTCGCTCCTCTAAGGTGCTCACGTATGTGGCGTGACATTGGTGTTTTGGAGGGTTTCCGCCTTTTGGCCTTCCTCGCTGCGGAGGCGGCCGTGGTCATATAATCATGGGGCCTTATTGCCAGCTGGACTTACAGGTTCAGGGGAGGCTGAGATGCTACCCTGATCTGCTGACCAGACGAGGATCAATGAGGAACGAGGCTTTACATGTGTTCATGCAAAAAGACTGATGCATGAATATCAGCAGTGGTTTGTAGCTCACCCTGCAGTGCCTGCTGACTGTGGACATGTCTGTAGGATCTCTTAAAAATATCTGTTACAAATATTGGTCtcataaatggtaaatgaagaaaaacagagtATTTCATACAACGTAGCATCATTTTATACGCACTACCTATTGTTACATTTACTATGACGATGCTGTAAGATAATCATATGGAGTTTCAGAATTGGTTGTAATTGTCTGtgtgaattcatatatattaagatTGTGGTATCCAGTGTTAATGCCATCATTTCTAATTGTACATGTGTGCCTATTTAAAGTCACAGTATTGCAatagaaagacaaaaatatgtaaagaaaaaatagcaactacaaaagaaaaaacaacctactgttttttacttatttttaatagaACCTTTATTTGTACAGGGTTCTGTGTCAAAACAAAGCTGTGAAACAGTTTGTTTCTTGGAAGCTTGTACTTAATACATATTGTTACGCAGTTGTCAGTATTTGCATGAAAGCTGTAGGGAGACCTCAGACTATTAAGCACACAGTATCTGAAATAGAAAATGTTTACAGACAGTATTTGAAAAATGTTGAGCATATATAGGAAGTGAAAGTTTTTGCTGTTCGCATATTTTGTGTGTCATCACAAGTAGCAGTTGTGTTCTTGCTTTTATTTCCTCTCGAGACCGTAGACACAGAGCACTTTCCCTTCACACGTCCAATATGAAAACACAAGGACTGGAGAAAGCTGTAATGTGAATGATAGTCCTTGTAAACTACTGTATGTTACATCAGTGAAGAgtaaaaatggaaaagaaagtGGATCTTTATGggaatgttgatttttttttttttacacaactaCACTGCATggttgaaaatgttaaaaaaaaaaaaaaaccctctggtaaagctttttttcccccatcatTGTCATTTTGTTTGTATCTTTGTGTCAGAAACTCACTTAGTAATGATTTCTGATGGCAGGCTACATGTCCACTACTTTAATCATAGCTTTCTGTTTATCTTCTTGCTATTTTTTCACTTCATACtggtttattttctctttttaaggcTCTCATTTTTACTTCTGGACATCGTCTTCTGTCTTTCCTGCATCTGATTTTGTTTCCTCATCTGCCTGTCCGAAAGTTGACACCTTTCTGCTTTCGTTAAGGACTCTCTCACTGCTAGATGCAGCTAGCTGCTTGCTAACCATCATGGACTTGGCTCTTCTGTCGCTAGCGTTCCAGGTCTGTGACCTGTGAGAGGGTAAATAtttttcatcagcagctgtcagATACTCTGTGGTGTTCGAGAGGTTTCTCTTGATCGTTTTTGGATCCTCAGGAGTTTCTGTTCCTGGAAGAGTCCTCGTACTTTCTGTAGGAATTGCCTCAGTCTGAGTTTGATATTGCTGGGTGAGTGTTCTGACTGTTGATACTTTAGGCATTTGACCCAAAGTGGTAGGATGCACCTGATACGCTAAATTTGATGGCCACTGATTTGGAGTTTTATTAATGTGCTCTACCAGTGACCTGTACTCTGCAGTTTGCATCATATCATCACCAGCCTCAGCTGGAGTGTAGAGGATGCTGCTCATAGCCCTCTTCTTAGTGATGGGAGAAGTCTGGCTTTGGTTTTCAGTAGGGATGTACCTCAGCGATTTAGTCCTCTTTGGCGAAGAGGAGTTTCCTAGCAGACTCTGGACTTTGTCTGTGGGTTCAGGAGCTTTCTGTGGTTCCTCAGGGGGGTTCATAATGATGGTGCTCATAGACCTCCTCTTTGTCAAAGGAGAAATGAATTGGTCTTCAACTGGATAGTGTTTCAACGATTTTGTCCTTTTCGGAGGGGACAAAGGCCTCAGTCTGTTTTTGTCTGGTAGTCTGTCTAGAAACATCGTGCTGccttgttttatgtttgttatTGTTTCTTGACTTGATGTTGCAGAAGAGGGCCTTTGTTCACACGGAGATATGAGAATATCTACAAATGAGCTTGGTGGAGGTCTCTCGAAACCTCCAGACTCTGAGCTCTGACCACCTTCCTTGGTGTTGAGAGTGCACATACTTGAGGCCTGCCGCAGACTCCGTTGTCTTTCTAGGACGGTTTTTGTTGTGTCTTCTGTGTCTTTCTGCCTGGATGCAAACTCTTCCATATCCATGTGGAAGCGGTAAAGACTGTAACCGTCAGCACTGTTAATGCTGCCTTGGCGAAGGAGATTGGAAGGGTCGCACACCGATGAGTTTCGAGAATAGGTTCGAGTCAGCTCTAACCTGTCCACACCTGCAAGCTTTTCAAGGGCGGTTGCCATACGTCCATGGAGCTCCTCCAGCTGGGCCAGACGCAGATCCACCGTCTGCAGGGAGGCCTTCATCGTGTTCTCCCTCTCATTTACCTCCTCCAGACGCATTGACATATTCTCAACTCTGCCAAGAAgagttgagagaaaaagagtgtTTATGGAAACAGGAACCAATTTGAAATATTTGAACTACTTTTAAAAGGATAGTGATGTACCTCTCTGAAGTAACCTTGATGCGTTCGTCACTGGAAGACTGTTGCTCGTCTTCTTTCTCTCTAAAATATTCCTCAACACACTGTTCTTCAAACTCGTACAGGAATTTTAGCTCCTCTGGATTCAGCCTGAGCTCTGAAGAAAACACATGACAGcaatttttgttaaaaaaaatcagtttcagCAGTTTCCTCATGTTTATAGGCTACAGAAtcatgaaattaatattttgatGTGGTTTAAACGCTTAGTGTGTATTATTAACCATTGAAAAACTGCATAAACTCTTTACCCTCATAAAGATGGCATGTGAAAACCTCACCTGTATCCTTAGTGATGAATTTTAACACCGCAGTGTATATCAATAAAGATGTGGTTCGTCGACCATTAGaatagtttctgttttttatagGTATTTGCATAGACAGAAACCATCCCCACTAACTtctgatgcacacacacatacattttgtTCTACAACCACGCCTGAAATTTGATAGAAACTGCTCAATTTAGAAAGCAGTTTCAAAGGATACTCCTAGGAGGCTTTCAAGGGGTAAAGAGTTAATTGCACTTAAGTATTAAGTATAATGATAAAAttgttttggtttaaaaaagGAGACTAACTGAGGCCACGGTCTTTCTCATCTAgctctccctcctgtttcttCCTGGCACATCGCTTGAACATCCTGTTGAAGAGGATATAGAGGTGGCTGAGGATGATGAGAGGTGGCGGTAAAATGGGACGGTCATGGAAAGTCATGATCAGCTGATATCTCTGAAACTTCCACACTTGGTTGGAAATTGACTTGACTTCAAAGAAGGTGTTGCTGTGGGACAGGACATGCAGACCAGTGAGTAAAAACtgttagaggaaatgttttcttAGAAACAATAGAACAAGTAGACATTGGAAGTATAGTTACTTGAAGACTGCAATGAGCAAGTTGACCAGAAGAATGTTTGCTACGAGAAGGTAACAGGCCATAATGGCAGGTGTGAGCCAGGCACCGGGGATACATGGGGGGAGTTTCTTCCCATCCTCATCATATAAATGTTCACCACATGGAGCTGCAAGGATGGGAGGTTAAAGTTATACATTTATATAGACTTTAATGTAAATAATTAGAATAACATTCATGATTACTTACGGTTGATTTCCATTGCATAGACTTGGAAAAATCCCCAAAAACCACAGTTCCGCAGGGAAATGGAGAAAGCGTTAAAATCAATAAACATAAGACTTTTATGTCATATTTCTGTCAAGGTcaagctgtttttctttaaagggTGAAATGGTCTTATCAAATTGTTCATCACACTTTTAAAAGTATTCAAACATACCTAGTTGCATACTTTATATCCTTgacatattttacatttttacatttttttgttataaCCTTGTTcataaaatcaaaaatgaatgaagacaAACATCCAAATTTCAGTACGCATtagaaaatgtgtttaacaGCACCTTCCAGAAAAAGTTCAATACCATTTTCAATACCATTTCTAATTTAGGCTTTTTAAATAGTTGCTTGTTGCCTTCACCTTGACAGAAGAAACATTAACAGGAGAAGAAAAACTTGGAGGCAGATGATCATGACAGAGGAGATGACATTCAGGCATCTATTCTGCTCTTAAGCAGTGAAACATTGTGTTGTACTTAATATATCTACTGAAGTAATTGCTATTCCAAATGTGCCAGCAGAGGGAGACAAAGTATGTCAAAGTGTGTGACATTGctaaaacagaatttaaaacagAGAAATAATGCAACACTGATCATCTGCCCAGAATCAGGAAATAGAATCTTACTATGAATTCTAGTCTTACGGTCTATCGAGTCTGcaaaaacctccccatagatcATCCAATAAGGCATGTAGAAAATGTTTCTGGCCAGGCGCCATGTTGGCTCCTCATCTGGATGAAGTATGGCTTGTCGAGCCACTCCAAAGCTCATAAGCACCACCAGCATGATTACCACAAAGTACATCATATCAATCATCTGAAAGGAATCAAACAAAGAGAACATGCAAGCTCAGTgcgttctctttcttttttgtgtgtgtgcatgccaccTGTGATTCGTTGAACTATTACCATTTTCCCTATCATCATCACATAAGGTCCCAGGTATTTGTTGACTCCAAAGATGTCCAATACACGAATGTACCAGAAGATGATGTCTATACAGTAGATAACCCTGCCATAGCCCATGTACGGTTCAGGCTGTAGCCGTAGCATTAGCCCCAGAAGGAACGTGGATATGGCAACCAGGTCTGTGATGTTCCAGTACTCCTCCATCCACACACTTATCTTTTGTTTCAGCTTCCCTGGTTCTGACATCAGAATCTAGACACCAGGATTGGGAGATCACACAGTATTCGTTACAAGCCCATAAAACCGTTTGGAATTTAAGATATTCCGACTCTGTAAAGGCTCATACCTGTCTGACTTTTTCAGTGCCAAGTGTGAGGATGTATGCTATGACGGTCCACTCTTGTATAGATGGCCATCGCTCCATTTTCACCAGGATAATGTAGTTGTACAGCATCAGATAGCCCAGATAGGAGATCTGTCAAAACAATAAGGTcataaagctgttttttgttgttgactGCCTTTTTTGAAATACATGCCTCACGCATCAGAAAGGAACTTACCGTGTTAAACCAGAATTTGGTGAAAGGTGCATTATAAAACTCAAAGAATCTTTTGCCAACTGGGATTTTATGGATTTTGGTGCTTCCCTCTTCTTCGTCTCCTTTTCGGGAAGTTGCATCAGTGTTGGCATCCTGCAGCATCACAGCAAACTGTTAGCTTACAATCATTCACACTTAAATTAGGAATAtgtctaataaaaaaaaaagtatgaacaAGGACCTTGCTGGATTTTGTGTCATCATCTTTGTCTTTTCCCTCTTCTTTGCGTGCAGGTGCCTGATAAGAGGCGTCGTCTCCAAGGCGGAAATCCAACAGCAGAATCAGAGGAGGGAAGATGATTCCCAGAATAACCTGAGTGGGATAATAATTTTTCAAGTATTTCAGCTACTAACATTCTTCttgtaaatattattgtttTAGAATTTTTTGAAGTCAACCTTCAGGCCCGGGCTTTTTCCAATCCTCAAGCAGCCCATCCACATATCAGTGAGCAACATCTGGCTGCAGGTGTGAGCGATGAAGTCACGTTGCTTAGCAGCCACAGCCAGCTTCAGACAGGTGGAGTTACTCCAATTAACCAGCTCATATGTTAGGAGTTTCATGGCCACCTGTTCATCGTGCTTGTAGGACTGGTCCAATAATTCGTAGGCCAGTTGTCCAAATTCTCTGTGAGAGGGACATAACAACAATTATTTCTATATAGCACTTATCAAAGTAGTTTAAAGCAAGTAGAAAAAGACATACATCGTTACAGAAAGTATAAAAAGCATTCTGCATCACTCACTTGGAGTTGTTTTCCAGATCTTGGGAGATATCATCCACCAGTTCACTCTCAGAGCACTCATGAGCCATGGCCTTATACAGTTTACAAGCCACTAAAGCCTTTGCCATAGCCTCTTCGCCACGCTGCCAGAGAAATAGTGCCATCTTCTGGCGCTTCATCAGCACCCCCCACAGCATCAGCTCGTGGAAGGGATACTTGAATCGACAGACTTCAGGGTCATCCACATCAatttccacctcctcctctttcttcttttttgcctttttcttgCCTTTTGGCCTAGGTTCATCATcctaacaaaaagaaaaaaacaaaacaacaacagccagATAGATTGTGCTTCTGTGTGGGTTTGATTAGTTAAACTATTTTAGTTGTTGTGAAAGAAAACCCAACCTCCATTCCTAGAAGCTTCAGAGCTTTGGGCTGCAAGAAGAGAACAAAGCATTGCAATTAATGCAAAATGTTACTTAATATGGTGAACAAACCATTGTCATTTATTTCCTTCCATCCATGCATACCCTTTTTAGTCCATATAGATTATTGTAGAGGTTACGGAAAGCTTTCCTGGTGTAATTGCTTCTGTAAGCTCCGCCCATGAGGTATTCCAGCACCAGACCAATATCAATCAAAGTAATTTGATAATCTGGAGGAAGGTTTCCCTGCAGAAGTCATATGTAAAAAAGCACGACCTTAACTGCTTTAAAATAATATTGAACCTGAAATAGACTGAAATGATTCTGCTGAATGTTTATTGTTATAAGCAAAGACTGTCTTACCTTTTTGACATCCCTAACCACAGCATGCAGTGTATTTGCCGGGCCAAGTTTCTGAAAGATGTgaggagaagaaggagaagtAGGTTCTGTATATTTTTATCCATCAAAACTCTGTGAATtaatattttttccccttttgctGGTGTTGCTCAGCATTGTAGAACTCTCACCGTGTTGTATAACTCTTCCAGCCTGGGAATGGTGAGGAAGTGGTGAATGTTGACTCCATTCTCGAGGAGCAGTTTGACAAAGTCCACTCTGTCCAGCACCAGAGCATCCATCATAGCCTGCTCCAGTGAGTTCACCTGATAGAATATATACAATATAATTATTTTCTCTATGTTCACTCTGTTGTCTCATATTTCCACATGTAACATTTGCATAAACTTCATTATTCCTACCCAGCGAATCAACTCCAACTTCCTTGGATCTGTTTCCTCTGGTGGTTCAGGTTTTGCCTTTCCCTTCCCTTTGCCCTTTTTGGCCCGGGTCTTGCTGCGAGGAGCGCTCGCAGGACTTTTCTGTTTCTCCTGAGACGGGGCTGCAGTGGTTGTAGTGTTGGCAATAGCACCAGCAGGCTGACCGAGTAATAATAGAAAACACATCAAACATAAATTTCTACTATGCCTCTAACTTGATCATATCAGTTgccagtttttgtgtttgagtAATATGACACAATTTATGTgtgcttatatatatatatttgcatgtgaagtgtgttttcttccAAGAAAAACTGATATCACCAAGCTAAAAACTCTCCTTTGGTCTTCAATCAATTCTTTTCACAATTTCTTCATCTCATAAACTTCACTCTCCGTGGATACCTGCTGATTGCTTTGGGTTTTCACATCACACTTGTGTAGGCTGCTTCTTTCAGCAGGTGAATTTGAAGCATTGGCAAATGCGTCATTCTACACTTTCATCAACTctgtttcacacttttttcttttttttttttattggattttcaaaaacaaattatttCCTTCAGTCCTGAATCCATGTAGGGGCATCTTTGTAGTCACAAAGCACTGATGTGAAATGAATAATTTACACTGTTCAAAAGTGAGGAACACTCACTGGCAAATTGTGTCCGTAAACAAAGATGTGATTTCGTGCGATATCCACTCTGTTCCAGGCCAGAGCCAAACTGAGCTGATCTGCTGCCGATGCGTTTGTTCCTGATGCAAGAAAAAAGACGGAGACATGACGAGAGCCGGCATGTGTGGCACGCTGTAAGAGAAACTATTGGAAATATACAAGGAGGCAAGCTTCGAGTGGGATAATCACTGGTGTTGGTGTCTGATAATACCTTTTAGCAAAGCAGTAAGGATGGCCATTTCTATGTCCTGTTGTCCCTCAGACCCCATTCGAAAAACTGTAATCTATATGTGAGAATAAAAAAGGAAGCGAGGGAATGTTACACTGTAATAATTTAAGTTGCTGATAACAAACTACACAGATGAAA is drawn from Pelmatolapia mariae isolate MD_Pm_ZW linkage group LG7, Pm_UMD_F_2, whole genome shotgun sequence and contains these coding sequences:
- the LOC134631374 gene encoding transient receptor potential cation channel subfamily M member 1 isoform X2, with translation MDTGTFKRSSLKRSTSGSQKAQKAWIERTFLKRECIHIFPSKDTTRCACGQLTTQHVAIPPGANSLEETHQLVQIDTPKDKWSVIKHTRTYPTDAFGIIEFQGGGFINKAMYIRVSYDTKPDNLLHLMVKDWQLELPTLLISVHGGLQNFDLQPKLKQVFGKGLIKAAVTTGAWIFTGGVNTGVIRHVGDALKDHSSKSRGKVCAIGIAPWGILENKEDLIGKDVTRPYQTMANPLSKLAVLNNSHSHFILTDNGTCGKYGSEVKLRRLLEKHISLQKINTRLGQGVPLVCLIVEGGPNVISIALESLRDEPPIPVVVCDGSGRASDIISFAHKFSEDGGLVNDDVRDQLLVTIQKTFNYSKSQSQQILLMVMECMKKRELITVFRMGSEGQQDIEMAILTALLKGTNASAADQLSLALAWNRVDIARNHIFVYGHNLPPAGAIANTTTTAAPSQEKQKSPASAPRSKTRAKKGKGKGKAKPEPPEETDPRKLELIRWVNSLEQAMMDALVLDRVDFVKLLLENGVNIHHFLTIPRLEELYNTKLGPANTLHAVVRDVKKGNLPPDYQITLIDIGLVLEYLMGGAYRSNYTRKAFRNLYNNLYGLKRPKALKLLGMEDDEPRPKGKKKAKKKKEEEVEIDVDDPEVCRFKYPFHELMLWGVLMKRQKMALFLWQRGEEAMAKALVACKLYKAMAHECSESELVDDISQDLENNSKEFGQLAYELLDQSYKHDEQVAMKLLTYELVNWSNSTCLKLAVAAKQRDFIAHTCSQMLLTDMWMGCLRIGKSPGLKVILGIIFPPLILLLDFRLGDDASYQAPARKEEGKDKDDDTKSSKDANTDATSRKGDEEEGSTKIHKIPVGKRFFEFYNAPFTKFWFNTISYLGYLMLYNYIILVKMERWPSIQEWTVIAYILTLGTEKVRQILMSEPGKLKQKISVWMEEYWNITDLVAISTFLLGLMLRLQPEPYMGYGRVIYCIDIIFWYIRVLDIFGVNKYLGPYVMMIGKMMIDMMYFVVIMLVVLMSFGVARQAILHPDEEPTWRLARNIFYMPYWMIYGEVFADSIDLYAMEINPPCGEHLYDEDGKKLPPCIPGAWLTPAIMACYLLVANILLVNLLIAVFNNTFFEVKSISNQVWKFQRYQLIMTFHDRPILPPPLIILSHLYILFNRMFKRCARKKQEGELDEKDRGLKLRLNPEELKFLYEFEEQCVEEYFREKEDEQQSSSDERIKVTSERVENMSMRLEEVNERENTMKASLQTVDLRLAQLEELHGRMATALEKLAGVDRLELTRTYSRNSSVCDPSNLLRQGSINSADGYSLYRFHMDMEEFASRQKDTEDTTKTVLERQRSLRQASSMCTLNTKEGGQSSESGGFERPPPSSFVDILISPCEQRPSSATSSQETITNIKQGSTMFLDRLPDKNRLRPLSPPKRTKSLKHYPVEDQFISPLTKRRSMSTIIMNPPEEPQKAPEPTDKVQSLLGNSSSPKRTKSLRYIPTENQSQTSPITKKRAMSSILYTPAEAGDDMMQTAEYRSLVEHINKTPNQWPSNLAYQVHPTTLGQMPKVSTVRTLTQQYQTQTEAIPTESTRTLPGTETPEDPKTIKRNLSNTTEYLTAADEKYLPSHRSQTWNASDRRAKSMMVSKQLAASSSERVLNESRKVSTFGQADEETKSDAGKTEDDVQK
- the LOC134631376 gene encoding ras-related protein Rab-8B-like, which gives rise to MAKTYDYLFKLLLIGDSGVGKTCLLFRFSEDSFNTTFISTIGIDFKIRTIELDGKRVKLQIWDTAGQERFRTITTAYYRGAMGIMLVYDICNEKSFENIKNWIRNIEEHASSDVEKMILGNKCDMTDRRQVSKDRGEKLAIDYGVKFLETSAKSGLNVEEAFYTMGRDILHNLSSKSTDNSAGGSGKPVKITEKKSKRIKFFKCSLL
- the LOC134631374 gene encoding transient receptor potential cation channel subfamily M member 1 isoform X1; this encodes MDTGTFKRSSLKRSTSGSQKAQKAWIERTFLKRECIHIFPSKDTTRCACGQLTTQHVAIPPGANSLEETHQLVQIDTPKDKWSVIKHTRTYPTDAFGIIEFQGGGFINKAMYIRVSYDTKPDNLLHLMVKDWQLELPTLLISVHGGLQNFDLQPKLKQVFGKGLIKAAVTTGAWIFTGGVNTGVIRHVGDALKDHSSKSRGKVCAIGIAPWGILENKEDLIGKDVTRPYQTMANPLSKLAVLNNSHSHFILTDNGTCGKYGSEVKLRRLLEKHISLQKINTRLGQGVPLVCLIVEGGPNVISIALESLRDEPPIPVVVCDGSGRASDIISFAHKFSEDGGLVNDDVRDQLLVTIQKTFNYSKSQSQQILLMVMECMKKRELITVFRMGSEGQQDIEMAILTALLKGTNASAADQLSLALAWNRVDIARNHIFVYGHNLPPAGAIANTTTTAAPSQEKQKSPASAPRSKTRAKKGKGKGKAKPEPPEETDPRKLELIRWVNSLEQAMMDALVLDRVDFVKLLLENGVNIHHFLTIPRLEELYNTKLGPANTLHAVVRDVKKGNLPPDYQITLIDIGLVLEYLMGGAYRSNYTRKAFRNLYNNLYGLKRPKALKLLGMEDDEPRPKGKKKAKKKKEEEVEIDVDDPEVCRFKYPFHELMLWGVLMKRQKMALFLWQRGEEAMAKALVACKLYKAMAHECSESELVDDISQDLENNSKEFGQLAYELLDQSYKHDEQVAMKLLTYELVNWSNSTCLKLAVAAKQRDFIAHTCSQMLLTDMWMGCLRIGKSPGLKVILGIIFPPLILLLDFRLGDDASYQAPARKEEGKDKDDDTKSSKDANTDATSRKGDEEEGSTKIHKIPVGKRFFEFYNAPFTKFWFNTISYLGYLMLYNYIILVKMERWPSIQEWTVIAYILTLGTEKVRQILMSEPGKLKQKISVWMEEYWNITDLVAISTFLLGLMLRLQPEPYMGYGRVIYCIDIIFWYIRVLDIFGVNKYLGPYVMMIGKMMIDMMYFVVIMLVVLMSFGVARQAILHPDEEPTWRLARNIFYMPYWMIYGEVFADSIDRKTRIHIYAMEINPPCGEHLYDEDGKKLPPCIPGAWLTPAIMACYLLVANILLVNLLIAVFNNTFFEVKSISNQVWKFQRYQLIMTFHDRPILPPPLIILSHLYILFNRMFKRCARKKQEGELDEKDRGLKLRLNPEELKFLYEFEEQCVEEYFREKEDEQQSSSDERIKVTSERVENMSMRLEEVNERENTMKASLQTVDLRLAQLEELHGRMATALEKLAGVDRLELTRTYSRNSSVCDPSNLLRQGSINSADGYSLYRFHMDMEEFASRQKDTEDTTKTVLERQRSLRQASSMCTLNTKEGGQSSESGGFERPPPSSFVDILISPCEQRPSSATSSQETITNIKQGSTMFLDRLPDKNRLRPLSPPKRTKSLKHYPVEDQFISPLTKRRSMSTIIMNPPEEPQKAPEPTDKVQSLLGNSSSPKRTKSLRYIPTENQSQTSPITKKRAMSSILYTPAEAGDDMMQTAEYRSLVEHINKTPNQWPSNLAYQVHPTTLGQMPKVSTVRTLTQQYQTQTEAIPTESTRTLPGTETPEDPKTIKRNLSNTTEYLTAADEKYLPSHRSQTWNASDRRAKSMMVSKQLAASSSERVLNESRKVSTFGQADEETKSDAGKTEDDVQK